The sequence below is a genomic window from Gossypium hirsutum isolate 1008001.06 chromosome A11, Gossypium_hirsutum_v2.1, whole genome shotgun sequence.
TTCTTGCAGGGTCGAGTGTTTGAGGGTAAAGAGCCACCCCAATTCATCACACTTTTTCAACCTATGGTGGTCCTTAAGGTATTCAATTCTACCTCAAAGTTTTAGAATCTCATTACCAATTTCctggaagttttttttttttttaaattggaggttATCGACCAATTTTCCTATGAATCCTATTTAGGGTGGTCTAAGCGCTGGTTACAAAAAGAGTATTGCTGACAAAGGCTTGACGGATGAAACCAACAAAGCAGATCGTGTTGCTCTATTTCGCATATCAGGAACCTCCACACACAATAATAAAGTATTGCAAGTTGATGCGGTATGTTTGGTTGGTTTTAAACTTCCAATGCATGAATGTGTTTTCATATAACTTACATTCAAATGTCTAGTTTAACTTTTGTCTTGCATGCCACTACTTTTAGATCCTAATATTTCCTGTTGCTACCATATATTGCCTTTTTTCAGTTTGCAGTGAGGAGTTGGCAGTTTAACTTTTCTTTGATTTTGAGAAATTTGATTGAAAGTTATAACTTGTACACATGTAAACTATCTGTTTTATCATCTGAAGTTGTGGGGAATTATGTTGTTTCATTGTCAAAGTCATGCATGAAAAGACCGTGGTAATATGATTGACAGTGTTCTTTACTATGAAATAACTTGTCCAGTTGAATGTCATGTTGCTTTTGCTATCGTTTTACTAAATTTTAAGCTAATTTTTGTGTGACATTATCCAAGCGATCTCACTCTTAGTTCTCATTTCTCATAAGTGAAATTGGGTTGCTAGCTTTGTTGCAGCATTAATGACATAAAATACTGAAAATGCTAGATgaagatttttattatttgagAAAGTTTTAACTTTATGAGTGTCAAACCAGTTGATTTAATCAATTAGGACGCAACATAGAGAAGCCTAGACTTCCCTTCATCAAGGAAGCTTGATGTGGTTCAAAACTTGTAGGCCTTATAACTAAAAGAGGCAGCTAAAAGAATACTCAGTTAACTCAAGAGATGGGAATATGAAAGACTTGGGATTGGTTTAAGTGTCCCTAACCTGTTTGTGGATGTTGAAGGACAGAAAGGGACCAAAAGTGCAAAATTTTTCTCCCTCACTTATCTTACTAATAGCAAGATACAAGCTACACCTATGTGATCAAACTGTATTCCTGCAGTGTTTTGTTGTGATGCCTTCAGCGAGGTTATCTATTCTTTTTATATCCTAACAGCAATACCTCCTTGTCCTTACAATTACTGTTCAGGTAGCAACATCTTTGAACTCGGCAGAATGTTTCCTCCTGAAATCTGGATCTTCAATTTACTTATGGCATGGAAACCAAAGAACCCGTAAACAGGAGCAATTAGCTGCTAAAGTTGCCGCATTTTTGGAGGTAGATTCTTTATAGAAAGTTGTTTACTTTGGGATTCAAATCAAAGTGACACAAGATTAAAAAGCATGCATTTATTTAGAAACCTGTTGATGACCTGATAGAGTTACGGTATAGCATCTAGGTTCCTACAGAGTATTATAACAGGGATATATGCCTATACATCTTGTATCAATTAAATGGAAAGATTTAATTCTTATAAAATGATTATAGTTCTTTTGAGTTGAATGTTGCAGTTAAGTGTTCATTTGGCCAGAGTTCTTTAACTGATTATAACTGTTTTGTGCTTTTTAAGAATTGTTTATATAGGTATCTGAAAGTtccctttcatttttttacttttaatctcCTCTGAATATATAGTGGGACAACTTAAAATATACTCAAACACTTGGTTCAGTTTCATCTTTTGCATAACGTCTGGCTTTAAGCTTGTGATTTgcaattaattataaaatcaatAGTAGCAATGCCTAATTCTTTCACACAACTCCGTCCCCCATGTCAATGAATCATCTAATAATCTTTCTTTTCATTTAGCCTGGAGTTTCTCTTAAGCGTGCTAGAGAAGGGAAAGAGAGCAATGCCTTCTGGCTTGCACTTGGAGGGAAAAAAAGTTATACCAGCGAAATAGAATCTTCTGAGACCATCCGGGATCCCCACTTGTTCACATTCTCTCTTAATAAAAAAGGTTTGTATGTTCACATTCTctcttaataaaaaaaaaggtttgcgTCTTATTCATATACGTGTTTTGCTTTATTTTCTAATTTGGGCTCTAAGACTTTTTACTGCTTCCCTCAGTTATTAATGAAGCATATTACCATTCTAACTGTTATTTCCATGATTGTCTGTTTCCACGTGGATGCCACAGGAAAGTTTGAGGTGAGTTTATAACTGAAACTAGTTCCTACATATATCCAGTTTCTTCAATATGTAGTTTACATTATTTTTTGCAGGTGGAGGAAGTCTACAATTTCTCTCAGGATGATCTCTTGACAGAAGATATTTTGATACTTGACACACGTGCTGAAGTGTTTGTTTGGGTTGGTCAATGTGTAGAtgtcaaagaaaaagaaaatgttttcaaaattggTCAGGTGAGGAACAAACATTGGCTCCTTCGTCATGTTATTGTTCTGATATGCTCATTATTCATTttggaagttttttttttttttgcaggaaTATATAGACAGGGCTTCATCTCTATACGGTTTGTCTCCGAAGGTTCCACTTTACAAAGTTACCGAAGGAAACGAACCCTGCTTTTTCACAACATTCTTTTCATGGGATCCCAACCGAGCTACTGTATGTTTGTCCCTGAATGGAATTTTTTTACTCTATCCTTTACTGTCACTTCATTTATTGTTAGACCACTTTTGTCTTTATCAACCAGAAATATTATCACAAGTTGTATTTTCAGCTTGTCTATGCAAAACAGACAATGTTGAGAAAATGCCACCCTTATGGTTTAAACCAGTTCCATCCTTTTTATAtgatgaaatgtttgaatgtaatTTTGTTGTAGAGCCTGTGTAATAATTTATCAGACCTTTAGCCTTCAAATATAATATTAAGCGGCTATTTAACTAATGATGGAAATGAAAGAGGGAGTTGACTAGAATGAGCATTGGTAGGAAAGCACCAtcgaataattaaaaattttaattcatgGTATTGAGAGATTCTTTTGTCTTGAATAACATCACTGTTACCTTACTGTTGTCACTTGCAGTGTACCCCAAATAAGAAAAAGTACCAATACTTCTATACACACTGAAAATCTTATTGTACCAATGTTGTTTCTTTGAATGCTAAAGCTCTTCAACTAACACGGTTCATTGTTCCTTTCAAGTGTGTTGCCTTCAACTTCCTCtgtttaatatttatacttagaTGTTCTCTCTGGAACACAGGTGCATGGAAACTCATACCAGAAGAAGCTGGCATTGCTCTTTGGGCCAAGCCAAGTTGAAGAGGTGAATTCTTTCTTTAATTCACATGAAGTTGAAATTTTCTCTCGACGAAGTTTATCAAGTGAAATTCGGTTCCTAAAATTTAAATGGGAGTTAATTTGCAATTGCAAGGAACATAACTTATTGAAGCAGATTTTGTTTCGATGGAATGAAACCTGTTATAACCCGTATTCCTTCTTTAATGCGTTAAAAGCTTTTAGTTTCTTATCCATTGTGGACATTAAGAACCATTTTTCCATTAGCATTTTGTTGCTAACTTAATTCATAAAGAGGAAATTTCTCGGCAGTATGCCTAGAGCAAAGTTTTAAAATGAATTTCTAATATTATCTGCTACAGATGACACTGAATTTTAGTACCGGCTGCCCCTTAGTAGTAGCCTTTGGTCCTTGTAGTCTTTGTTGGTAAATTAAGACAGTGATATTAGATCTTATGTGAAGACAATCATGCTATTTCTCTTAAAACGAAAATACTCATTTACTTATCTGTTTCTCTTATAGATGGAAGCTATGCTGCCGAAGCAGGAAAAGACCACTGGGAACCAAGGGGCTCCGACTCAAAGGGCTTCAGCTTTAGCTGCCTTAACTTCAGCATTCAATAAATCTCCTTCCAAATCACCCCCTCCGGTAATAAACTGCTTATGCCAATAAATGATGATACTTGTTTACTAATCTGGTTCCCTGATCGTTCGAATCATGCTGCCAAGACAGGAAAAGTCCACTGCGAACCAAGGGGGTCCAACTCAAAGGGCTTCAGCTTTAGCTGCCTTAACTAATGCATTCAAATCAGCTACTCGCAAATCATCCACTCTGGTAATAAACTTCTTATGccattaaattcttttttttgtatatgtgtatgtatgcGCGCGTGCGTCAAAATCTAATATTGTTTTCTTACACGGTGATTATGACTGAAGTTTGTTGTGCCTGTTTTCTCGAGAATTCAGACCATTCATTATAGTGTACATTGCTTTCAAGTTTAACATACTTGATATGCACCATTATTGCCACCTAGGAACGCACCCCATCAAATCAAAGTGGATCTACACAAAGAGCTGCAGCTTTAGCAGCTTTAGCAGCTTCATTTAATCCATCAGCAGAAACCAAAACCTCAGCTCCAAAACCTGTCAGGTCTAATCCGGGAGGATCTCAAAGAGCGGCAGCCATAGCTGCTCTTTCGGCGGTTCTTACTGCTGAAAAGAAGAAACAATCGCCTGATGTATCACCTTCAATATCCACTAGCAGCACTCCTGCAGTAACCTCCCCACCTAGTAAGAACACTTGTACTCTTTCGACTATCTTTTTTGGAATCATTGAATTCAGTTGATCCACAAGTATCATTTCGATGTAGCAGCTGATGCAGACTCAAGTGAAGTGAACCCTTCTGAAGCTGATGATTCTGTAGGGGTTGCCAAAACCAATAAGGAAGACTTGAGTGAAGCGAACCCTTCTGGAGCTGATGGTTCTCAAGAGGTTGCTAAAACCAACAAGGAAGATTGAAAACCGAAGGACAAGATAGAGCAGAATGAGAATGAGCATTAACCTCCACTGGTTTGCGCACTTCCTTCGAGGTTCGCATTCTAACTCGCTACCACATCGCTGGGAAATTGATTTCATTTggtatataatataataagatGCTTGGATTGCTCTGTCTAAGGTCTTTTGCATTTGTCATTTTGATAAATTCAGTTGTGGTTAGTTTCCATATTGATTGTGATGTTGCCTCaaagagtttttatttatttattcaagcTATTTTGCCCATTTCCTTTTAGTTTCACTGCCTTTTTAAGGATCGCTCACACACAGGCCAACATTCTTGGATTTCTTTGGCAATGTACCTCATATGTCTTCTCTGGGTTTAATTCattgttttaatttattcaaaagtgGGCTGCTTTAACTTATATTATATGATTTGCAGTAATAGTACCATGAAGGCCTTATACTACGAGTCTGATTGTATTTTGTCCGCTCTACTCAAAAAGTGGACAAATCAGTGCATATATTTTACACCAAAGAGCAAACATGTCCTTCAATTAAAAGTTCTATTCAATTCTACTGTTAAAATTTGGTTCATATATGTCAGCttgagataaaatttaaaatttaatccttatattatgcttaaatttaagatttactCTTTGTACATTTGTTTTACATAATTTGTTACCTCAATGTTTATAATTTCaacaattatttatataaaaagaagCTCCTAAGTGATTCTATCATCacattgtctttttctttttctttttttccttataAGATAAcggtaaaattttaatattaatccctctactttgccaaagtttagtatttagcatatattttagtttGACATAATTTCGTCATCTATTTTATCAATCACATTAGTTGGTTTAAATAATTAACATACTTAATTATTCTGATTAAAGTGAtgtgaaattttattaagaacACCTTTCTAAcacatacaaaaaaatatatgtatttcgTTATGATAAGTacaactttttaataaaaaaaatggtatgAAAGTTTGGAATGAGTATTTTTAGGAGCACCAAATTGTTGTCGGAACACTTGGGCTTGAGTATTATATTGCAAAAATGACATTTTAATCGAAATAATCAACTATTTGAACTaactaaaaaatagaataattaaattgtgtcaaattaaaatataaatattaaattctaaatttaaacatagtagaggaatcataatcataatttcacttaaaacaatcatgaataaaaaattttaagttttataaaaatatttttaactaaaataaaaaaattacaatcataattattttaatacataatacaattttaataaacatttaataaataattaaattataattataaatttgaagCCCAGCGATAAATGAAAAGAGTAACATAACTTAATTGTTTTTgtcacatttaaaataataaattccatCGGACAAATCAAgtattcaacaaatttaaaacaCAAACAATTTGCAGGTTAAAATATTTGAGAGCTCCTTGGGTCGgattaacttatttttttattattaaatgtactAATGTAGTTcatatactattaaaaaaattaaataagtataatttatattaaatttaatatttactatataaaaattatcttaaagttttttttttcaattgcagtGAGGGGGCGGAGCCACTGGCAGGGTCCCGGTCtctcttaaaatagaaaattacacttttagaccttttataattttaaaaaatttaaattaatatatggtaaaattacactttggcctccccaagaatgagaaaaaaattgatttaatattttaaaagttataaagatatagattatgaaaatggtgaaatttcacTTTGCTATCATAAAAAAAGTACAACTTTATTTCAGCATCCCTCAAATTTTTTTGGCTCCGCTCCTGATTGCATTTCAATTTAAAAGAAACGatttcatttacaaaatcataaaaattttaaaaatatttactctATTCCAATCTGATATTATTTGATTCTTGTTAACAGtataaaaattaactttaatctatttaataataaagagACTAATTCAATTAAATCTTTATAATAGAAGGACCTCTTACGAAATTTACCATAATTTGCATCatctattttcataaataaaatgaaaatataataataataataaattattaaagtcAAAGaagtttagtttaatttaattgattcaaaGGAACAATAAAGGTATTACTTAGTGGGAACACGGTGTTATAATAAAGTCTacttttttattcaaataattaaatgaaatgcacctttatttatttatgtatttatttatttattttacatatttatttaaaGAAAGGGCGCCTAAATTTTGCTTTTGGTATGCACTTACATGCCTAATTGTGACCAAATTAAAAGCAGAAGAGGATTTTccattgagattttttttaaatttgtatattagTGATGTATTTGTACATTatgattatatattaatatattaaatatttatattacatttatatatatttaacccaaaatttagaaaaatcaaaatttaatgatTGAATTACATTTTAAGTATCTGAAAATGCaatagtttctttttctttttattaaactaaagcaaaataagaaaaatgtgGATCAGCATTTCAAAAAAATCTGTGCAGACTTAGTCcttaaaatagggaaaaataaaattccaCCACATGATGGTGAAGGTGTTCATCGTGTTAAGTGTGACTTGAGTTCAAGTCATGTTAATTGTATTGATGTTAAGGTTTTACCCTTTTCTTGTAATTCATCAAGACAAATTAGAGAAAAATACTAGCTAAAAACTTATTCatgcaaaaaaaaatatatagaacaatttgcctattttttaaatagaggggacaaaatgcaatctaatttCTAATATAGGTACATATATAGGGCCAAAACTTTTTTTTCAAGTGAAAAAATTTGTGTAAATTTCTAATTATAAACAATTTGTTAGTTGTTTTTTTTAGTAGTTTTCATGTCTGTTTTACGTAAGTGTCGTGGGGCTAGATCTTTCGTCTCGTGATCTGTGCAGCCTTAGGCGATctgttcgtccaaactcgcctaagtaagcctttactcaagtgagaattctttaagaactcctccaaggcaccaatttataGAGCGAAAGTAatttgtgccaaaagaagcttacAAAGAAGAACAAAAAGAGCGCACACAAGGTGTGTGCATTTTTTCTTTGGCTTTCTGTTGTTCATTTGTAACTTCTTTTGGCATAATCACTTCTGCTATACAGATTGGTGGCTTAGAGGAATTTTAAATGAACCCTCACTTTTGGGAGTAAAAGTTGACTTAGGCAAATTTGGAATCAACAGATCGCGAGACAAAAGATCTAGTCCCGAGACATAAGGGTGAAGATAAAAGACTGAGTAGCCTTGCTTTCGAAAAAAATGTAAATCATTCATTTAACCCGttcaaattttatgaaattatataagtTAATTAGTGATAAAATTACGTTTTCTCCTGTCAAATTATGATTCATCTCTCATCCTCAaaaggaattttttatttataaattagaaAACCAATAATTCGATTTTTTTAAGAGTTAGTATGGAAAATAAATGTTACAAAAATATGAAATACATGTAAATGCCAAAATCCTAAATTTCTCCCACACTTTGCTCTTTATTGTCTTGCACCAAGCAGACAATTTCTTCTTTTAAAGGACAAAAATAATCTTCCACGTATATTATttcagtatatatatataggccaatatatatattgttattttgctAAGAATTCTTATAAAATTCAGACTCTACTTCAcatgaatttatttttatgatcATGGAACAGTATCTtttataatctaaaaatatttcgTATATcatgtgaaaaatatatattaaaaaaacttaataggtttacatttgttttttttctaaaaaatggcTATATGTTTAggggttgatttttttttagataaGTTTTTGGAAGTATTGCTTATTGAGCAGATGATCGAACCCTCAATAATGGTTTATGTTTCTTTGAGTCGCGCTTAGGTTTTTGTTTTCTGACTTCGATGAGAATTCGAGACAGGATTTATAGAGTAAGAATACTTCATCGGACTAAACTATTTACCAAGGGGACAAACGTATCGTGTGTCTGATGGGTTTCAAACCTTCAACTTATAGCATATAAGTCATTGTCGGGGAGAGGTATATCACTTTATCTAAGAACGATCTGATTTGATGAATCACTTTCACCCTGTAAACCTCATCTCAGGCTTAACTCAATTTAGGAACAATATTAATCATTATTAGGGGTTCGTACCACAAAAAATGAAGACAAAGGGCCAAATGGtaggtttttaatttaatcccttaatttttttatgaagcTACAtgatataatggtaaaattacattttaatccctTTAATAATTTGATGAATGTGGAATATTAATAAACATTCTATAcccttatatatatttaatttttaaatttaattgaatttttatgtcTTATGCTTATTTAAATATGTATGTGAAcacaaatattaaatataaattataattatttaaaaaaataaaatgtacttaACAATCCCTATAAACAGAAGAATCTGCTTCacataaacatattagattcatAATCATGGAACTAATATCACGATTACCATTACCACGTTGTATTATTGAATAACCTTCAACTGAGTCAGAACTCAACCCACTGAGTGAACCCGCTCCTTGAAATGACTCGGTCAATGTTG
It includes:
- the LOC107923501 gene encoding villin-3 isoform X3 — encoded protein: MSSSVKLLDPAFQGAGQKPGIEIWRIENFQPVPLPMSNYGEFYMGDSYIVLQTTPGKGGSNLYDIHFWIGKDTSQDEALAAAIKTVELDAVLGGRAVQHRELQGHESDKFLSYFKPCIIPLEGGIASGFKKPEEEEFETRLYVCRGKRVVKLKQVPFARSSLNHDDVFILDTRNKIYQFNGVNSNIQERAKALEVVQFLKEKYHDGTCSVAIVEDGELYTRSNSGEFWVLLGGFAPLNKKATAEDDVIPETTSTKLYSITDGEMKPVEGELSKGLLGNNKCYLLDCGAEVFVWVGRATQVEDRKAASRVAEDFVTGENRAKIARITRVIQGYENNSFKSKFDSWPEGCTAPGGEEIKGKGKGKVAAFLKQQGVGVKGTIKSVQVVEEVPALLEDGGKMEVWYINDGAKLPLPEADFGKFYSGDCYIVLYSYHSGERKEDYFLCCWIGKDSIEEDQKTAYQLATKISNSYKGRPVQGRVFEGKEPPQFITLFQPMVVLKGGLSAGYKKSIADKGLTDETNKADRVALFRISGTSTHNNKVLQVDAVATSLNSAECFLLKSGSSIYLWHGNQRTRKQEQLAAKVAAFLEPGVSLKRAREGKESNAFWLALGGKKSYTSEIESSETIRDPHLFTFSLNKKGKFEVEEVYNFSQDDLLTEDILILDTRAEVFVWVGQCVDVKEKENVFKIGQEYIDRASSLYGLSPKVPLYKVTEGNEPCFFTTFFSWDPNRATVHGNSYQKKLALLFGPSQVEEMEAMLPKQEKTTGNQGAPTQRASALAALTSAFNKSPSKSPPPEKSTANQGGPTQRASALAALTNAFKSATRKSSTLERTPSNQSGSTQRAAALAALAASFNPSAETKTSAPKPVRSNPGGSQRAAAIAALSAVLTAEKKKQSPDVSPSISTSSTPAVTSPPTADADSSEVNPSEADDSVGVAKTNKEDLSEANPSGADGSQEVAKTNKED